One genomic window of Gracilinema caldarium DSM 7334 includes the following:
- a CDS encoding winged helix-turn-helix domain-containing protein, which yields MSEKEKNPFNYEHIDELLSSRIRLSVIALLAGCDEAEFTYIRDQVNTSDGNLAVHLRKLEDAGYVSYEKRFLGRKPATFYRITPTGQTALLEYSRHLAELLSTLPKGGTP from the coding sequence ATGTCAGAGAAAGAAAAGAATCCCTTTAACTACGAACATATTGATGAACTGCTCTCATCCCGTATCCGGCTTTCAGTGATTGCTCTGCTGGCAGGCTGTGATGAAGCTGAATTTACCTATATTCGAGACCAGGTTAATACATCAGATGGAAATTTGGCGGTCCATCTGAGAAAACTGGAAGACGCTGGTTATGTAAGCTACGAAAAGCGTTTTTTAGGCCGAAAACCAGCCACTTTTTACCGTATCACACCCACAGGGCAGACAGCCCTGCTTGAATACAGCCGTCATCTGGCTGAATTACTATCAACCTTACCCAAAGGAGGTACACCATGA
- a CDS encoding sensor histidine kinase codes for MRYLFGSLAASFGILGILIKAKNSKIEELQEKVERLDTAYQKVADANLDFQTYALFAREEAMEKERRRLAGELHDIIGYSLTNVIMLIQAAQLGKGDSEQVHAILEKARIHADESLREARQALAMLRTEPIDRPRGANLFLKLTKTFQEVTGISITIDFANIPAFLPTESEKIIYRLIQEGLTNAFRHGKANAVFINFWFSDGNVTVRIRDNGIGVTTIQERPGIGLAGLREQVEQRGGNFKAGPVIGGFLLEATIPLQGFVQESNNER; via the coding sequence ATGCGATACTTATTTGGATCCCTTGCGGCTTCCTTTGGTATACTTGGGATACTCATCAAAGCAAAAAATAGCAAAATTGAAGAACTTCAAGAAAAAGTCGAACGGCTTGATACTGCCTATCAAAAAGTAGCGGATGCAAATTTAGATTTTCAAACCTATGCTCTCTTTGCCCGTGAAGAAGCGATGGAGAAAGAGCGTCGTCGTTTAGCAGGGGAACTGCATGATATCATCGGATATTCACTAACTAATGTAATCATGCTCATTCAAGCGGCCCAGCTTGGTAAAGGAGATAGTGAGCAGGTCCATGCTATCTTAGAAAAGGCACGGATTCATGCTGATGAAAGTCTGCGTGAAGCCCGGCAAGCTCTGGCCATGCTGCGGACAGAACCTATCGATCGCCCCCGAGGGGCTAATCTCTTTTTAAAGCTAACGAAGACGTTTCAGGAAGTTACCGGTATTTCTATTACCATAGACTTTGCAAATATACCTGCTTTTTTACCCACAGAATCTGAAAAGATTATCTACCGATTAATTCAGGAAGGGCTCACCAATGCATTCAGGCATGGAAAAGCGAATGCGGTATTCATCAATTTTTGGTTTTCTGATGGGAATGTAACGGTTAGAATTCGTGATAATGGTATCGGTGTTACAACTATACAGGAACGGCCTGGCATTGGACTTGCAGGGCTCAGAGAACAGGTTGAACAACGGGGTGGTAATTTTAAGGCAGGACCAGTGATTGGTGGTTTTTTATTAGAAGCAACAATTCCCTTACAGGGGTTTGTACAGGAATCAAATAATGAAAGATAA